A window of the Chelonoidis abingdonii isolate Lonesome George chromosome 19, CheloAbing_2.0, whole genome shotgun sequence genome harbors these coding sequences:
- the LOC116823743 gene encoding chymotrypsinogen 2-like, giving the protein MALSSMWLLTLFQGAAAVVPSPAPWSSAHGPLGLPAYLPKDSRVENWPISFSATSWPGYIKGCWPRSGSRTHVSSRMAFLWLLPCLAFLGTAHGCGLPAIQPVISGYARIVNGETVVPGSWPWQVSLQDNTGFHFCGGSLISENWVVTAAHCSVSTSDRVVLGEFDQGSPAEDVQVLQIAQVFKNPSFSMLTVKNDITLLKLASPAKLTARVSPVCLPEATDDFPGGLTCVTTGWGLTDPKAQNTPDQLQQAALPLLTNTQCKSYWGFRIADVMICAGAAGASSCMGDSGGPLVCQKDGAWTLVGIVSWGSSTCSTSTPGVYARVTKLRAWIDQIIAAN; this is encoded by the exons ATGGCTCTGTCTTCCATGTGGCTCCTCACACTATTccagggagcagctgctgtggtcccaagccctgccccctggagctCTGCCCACGgccccttggggctgccagctTATCTCCCCAAGGACAGCAGGGTGGAAAATTGGCCCATCTCTTTCTCAGCCACCTCCTGGCCGGGGTATATAAagggctgctggccccgctcggGCTCCAGGACCCACGTAAGCAGCAGAATGGctttcctctggctcctgccctgcctcGCCTTCCTGGGCACTGCCCATG gcTGCGGCCTCCCTGCCATCCAGCCTGTCATCAGCGGCTACGCTCGAATTGTGAATGGTGAGACAGTGGTTCCTGGATCCTGGCCCTGGCAGGTCTCCCTGCAG gacaACACCGGCTTCCATTTCTGCGGTGGCTCCCTGATCAGCGAGAACTGGGTGGTCACCGCCGCTCACTGCAGCGTCAG CACAAGTGACCGTGTGGTTCTGGGGGAATTTGACCAAGGGTCTCCGGCCGAGGATGTGCAAGTCCTGCAGATTGCCCAG GTTTTCAAGAACCCCAGTTTCAGCATGTTAACTGTGAAGAACGACATCACCCTGCTGAAGCTGGCCTCCCCAGCCAAGCTGACAGCCCGCGTATCCCCCGTGTGCCTGCCCGAGGCCACTGACGACTTCCCCGGAGGCCTGACTTGCGTGACCacaggctggggcctgactgatcCCAAGG CCCAGAACACCCCAGAccagctgcagcaggcagccctgcccctgctgaccAACACGCAGTGCAAGAGCTACTGGGGCTTCAGGATCGCTGATGTCATGATCTGCGCCGGCGCCGCTGGAGCCTCCTCGTGCATG GGTGACTCCGGCGGCCCCCTGGTTTGCCAGAAGGACGGCGCCTGGACCCTGGTGGGGATCGTCTCCTGGGGAAGCAGCACCTGCTCCACCTCCACGCCCGGCGTTTACGCCCGCGTCACCAAGCTCAGGGCCTGGATCGACCAGATCATCGCGGCCAATTAA
- the LOC116823742 gene encoding chymotrypsinogen 2-like, whose amino-acid sequence MAFLWLLPCLAFLGTAHGCGLPAIQPVISGYARIVNGETVVPGSWPWQVSLQDNTGFHFCGGSLISENWVVTAAHCGVSTSDRVVLGEFDQGSPAEDVQVLQIAQVFQNRKFSSGSMKNDITLLKLAKPANMTDRVSPVCLPAATDNFPGGLTCVTTGWGLTDPSGNNTPDQLQQAALPLLTNRQCKSYWGNIHDVMICAGAAGASSCMGDSGGPLVCQKDGAWTLVGIVSWGSSTCSTSTPGVYARITKLRAWIDQIIAAN is encoded by the exons ATGGctttcctctggctcctgccctgcctcGCCTTCCTGGGCACTGCCCATG gctgCGGCCTCCCTGCCATCCAGCCTGTCATCAGCGGCTACGCTCGAATTGTGAATGGTGAGACAGTGGTTCCTGGATCCTGGCCCTGGCAGGTCTCCCTACAG gacaACACCGGCTTCCATTTCTGCGGTGGCTCCCTGATCAGCGAGAACTGGGTGGTCACCGCCGCTCACTGCGGCGTCAG CACAAGTGACCGTGTGGTTCTGGGGGAATTTGACCAAGGCTCTCCGGCCGAGGATGTGCAAGTCCTGCAGATTGCCCAG GTTTTCCAGAACCGCAAATTCAGCAGCGGCTCCATGAAGAACGACATCACCCTGCTCAAGCTGGCCAAGCCAGCCAACATGACGGATCGTGTGTCCCCCGTGTGCCTGCCTGCGGCCACTGACAACTTCCCTGGAGGCCTGACCTGCGTGACCacaggctggggcctgactgatcCCAGTGGTAAC AACACCCCAGAccagctgcagcaggcagccctgcccctgctgaccAACAGGCAGTGCAAGAGCTACTGGGGCAACATCCATGATGTCATGATCTGCGCCGGCGCcgctggagcctcctcctgcatg GGTGACTCCGGCGGCCCCCTGGTTTGCCAGAAGGACGGCGCCTGGACCCTGGTGGGGATCGTCTCCTGGGGAAGCAGCACCTGCTCCACCTCCACGCCCGGCGTTTACGCCCGCATCACCAAGCTCAGGGCCTGGATCGACCAGATCATCGCGGCCAATTAA